The Rhodanobacteraceae bacterium genomic sequence GAAAGATGTTCGCCTACTACCTCGACCTCGCGCTGCGCAGCCTGAAACGCAACAAGGCGCTCACCGCGCTGATGATCCTGACGATCGGCTTCGGCGTCGCGGCGTCGATGACCACCTGGTCGGTGTTCCGCGCCGTGTCGGGCGATCCGATTCCGTGGAAGTCGTCGAAGCTCTACGTACCTCAGATCGACAACTGGGGCCCGGCCGGGCATGGCCCCAAGGATACCAGCAACGAGCCGCCGGACGCGATGGACTACACCGACGCGATCGCGCTGATGCGCGATCATCGGGCGAAGTATCAGTCCGCGATGTACCAGATCGGCACCGCCGTGACGCCGCAGCGCGTGGGCCAGCATCCGATCACCGCCATCGGCGAAGCGGTGTACAGCGAGTTCTTCCCGATGCTGGACGTGCCGTTCAAGTACGGCAGCGGCTGGAGCGCCGCGGACGATGACCATCGCGCGCAGGTGGTGGTGATCAGCGGCCGCCTCAACGACAAGGCGTTCGGCGGTGGCGACAGCGTGGGCAAGACGCTGAGCGTCGACGGCCACGAATACCGCGTGGTCGGCGTGCTGGGCGATTGGCATCCGCAGCCGCAGTTCTACGACGTGGTCAACACGGGCGGATTCAGCGAGGGTGGCGGCAGCATCTTCATTCCGTTCACGACCGCCATTGCGACGGGAATGAACAACAACGGCAACACCAACTGCTCCGAGACGCCCAAGGAACCGGGCTTCGTCGGCCTGCAGAAATCCGAATGCGTGTGGATCGCGTTCATGGTGCAGCTCGACGACGCGGCCGCCGTGCAGCAGTACAAGCAGTACCTCGACAACTATGCCGCCGCGCAGCAGCAGGCGGGGCGCTTCCACTGGGCGGCGAATACCCGGCTGCGCGGATTGATGGCGTGGCTGGATTTCGAGCACGTCGTGCCGTCGGACACCAAGATTTCGCTGTACGTCGCGCTGGGATTGTTGCTGGTGTGCCTGGTCAACACCGCCGGGCTGCTGTTGGCGAAGTTCCTGCGGCGCAGCAGCGAGATCGGCGTACGCCGCGCGCTGGGCGCGTCGCGGCGCGAGATCTATACGCAGTTCCTGATCGAATCGGGCATGGTCGGCCTGGCCGGCGGCGTGCTCGGGCTGGTGCTGACCGGTTTCGGCATCGCCAGCGTCGGTTGGGTGCTGCCGCGCGACATCGCCACGCTGGCGCGCCTGGATTGGTCGCTGCTCCTGACCACGCTCGTCGTCGCGATCGTGGCGACGATGCTGGCGGGTCTGTATCCCACGATGCGCGCGGCGGCGGTGCAGCCGGC encodes the following:
- a CDS encoding ABC transporter, ATP-binding protein is translated as MFAYYLDLALRSLKRNKALTALMILTIGFGVAASMTTWSVFRAVSGDPIPWKSSKLYVPQIDNWGPAGHGPKDTSNEPPDAMDYTDAIALMRDHRAKYQSAMYQIGTAVTPQRVGQHPITAIGEAVYSEFFPMLDVPFKYGSGWSAADDDHRAQVVVISGRLNDKAFGGGDSVGKTLSVDGHEYRVVGVLGDWHPQPQFYDVVNTGGFSEGGGSIFIPFTTAIATGMNNNGNTNCSETPKEPGFVGLQKSECVWIAFMVQLDDAAAVQQYKQYLDNYAAAQQQAGRFHWAANTRLRGLMAWLDFEHVVPSDTKISLYVALGLLLVCLVNTAGLLLAKFLRRSSEIGVRRALGASRREIYTQFLIESGMVGLAGGVLGLVLTGFGIASVGWVLPRDIATLARLDWSLLLTTLVVAIVATMLAGLYPTMRAAAVQPAWQLKSN